The Notoacmeibacter ruber DNA segment ATCGTCAGTTTCGGGCGTGAAGCTGACGTGCTCCATCTCGCGAAAGGCGGCGGGCGAGCGCGCGACTGCCGGCTCTGGCGATCGCGGTTTCGGCTCATCTTCCGGCAAGCTGAAACTCTGGGGCGCGCGGGGTGTGTCGGTCATACCAGCCGGTCTCCGATCAGGAACTGCAATGCGCGATCGAGGCGAATATGGGGGAGAGACAAGGCTGCGCCGCCGGCTGTCTTTTCCAGCATTGGTGGCCGAAAGCGGACGAAGCGGATCGGATGAGCCGGTTCTCCGTCCTGACCCTTTTGAAAGATCGAATTGGGATCGGCTGGCAGGTCCCCGGGAAAGATGGCGGTTCGGGTCTGGCCATCGAAGATTTCGCCGCCAATCGTTTCACCGGCGATCGGAACACCGGAGATAACAGGGAGCGACTGACCGGACTGTTCGACAAGCCCCTCGCGCGTGGCGCGGACCGCAGCCATGGCGAGCGTGCCCACATCCGCCCCGTGGTAGCGCGCCCGCTCGGACGCCTTGTCGACCAGGCGGCGTACGATCGCTTCCAGCCTTTCATGGCTCTCATGATGGATGTGATCGGCTTTTGTCGCGGCGATCAACAACCGGTCGATCTTTCGTGAAAACAGGCCGGTCACGGCGTTGAAGCGACCCTGGCGGAAGCATTCGAGAATGCCTGTCAGCGCGCGTTCCAGATCGGCAACGGCGTCCGCGCCGGCATTCATGGCCTGCATGGCGTCGATTAGAACGATCTGCCGGTCGAGCCGGGTAATATGTTCGCGGAAAAATGGGCGCACCACATGCGTTTTGTACGCCTCGTAGCGCCGCTCCATCATCGCTCTCAGCGAATTGCGGCCCCCCCCGGTTTCTGCCGGTAGAAGAGGCGCAAAGGTCAGGGCCGGCGATCCCTCCAGGTCTCCCGGCATCAGGAAGCGACCCGGGGGCAGGGTGGAAAGCGCCAGTTCGTCGGTGCGGCAGGCCCTCAGATAATCCGTAAACAGGGCAGCAAGCTCACGGGCCTCGCTCTCGGAGGCTTCCTTCTGCGAATCAATCGTCTGCAGTCGAGAGAGAAACGGTTCGGCCAGCCTGGCGCGGATCGGCAGCCTTGCCAGCTCTATCGCTTCGCGGCTGAAAGCCTCGAAATCCTTGCTGAGGAGCGGCAGATCGAGCAGCCATTCCCCTGGATAGTCGACAATATCAAGCGCCAGGCGGCCTCCGGAAAAGAGGCGGCCCATGAAACTGCCGGCGTCGTAATCGATGGTCAGCCGCATTTCGGAAATAGCGCGGGTCGACTCCGGCCAGACCCGGTCCTTGATTAGGGCCGCGACGTGATCTTCATACTGAAAACGCGGGACGGCATCATCCGGCTGCGGTTCCAGATAGGCGTGGCGGAGCCGTCCGGACTTCTGCGGCTCGAAGAGTGGCAGGCGGCCGCCATGCAGGAGGTTGTGGACGAGAGCAGTGATGAAGACGGTCTTGCCCGAGCGCGATAGACCCGTCACGCCGAGACGGAGTGTGGGATCGGCAAGGCCGCTTATGCGATCCATCACGGTGTCGACCGCTATGAGCGCCTCGTCGGCAATCCCTGTCATTCGCGCCAAGACATCGTCCTTCTCACCCGAAAATTCGTTGGAGACCTACATAGGGGCGGTGTCGGAATTTGAGAAGCGGAGCCGTTACGATCCGCAGAGATCCTGCGGCCGAAGAAACAGTTTCAGGAAGCCCTTGTCCGGTCGCGCGCTGTGGATCGGCCCGTCAAAATCGATGACGGCCAGACCGCAGGCCGCAAAGCCGGCACGGAGCGCCCGCCGCGCATCGGGCTCGCTTTCGCCGGAGAGGGCCAGAGCGACATCCTCCAGCATGGGGTTGTGCCCGATGACGAGCAGCGAACCGTCGCCCGCCGATTCCGTGATGAGGTCCGAATAGGTGCCGATGTCGGAGTGGTAGAGTTCGTCCGAAAAGGTTGCGCTATCGGTTTCGACTTCGATCCCGGACGAGATTTCGCCCCAGGTCTGCCTTGCCCGCACCGCCGTGGAGCACAGGGTCCGGTCGGGCAGAAAATGCCGTTGCTTCATTGCTTTACCGACGCGGCGCGCATCGGTGACGCCGGCTGGCTCCAAGGGTCTGTCGAAATCTTTCATTCCCGGCTGCGGCCAGGCTGCAGCCGCATGGCGCAAGAGATAAAGTCTGCTCATTCGAGCGTCGGCCCCCAAATCAGTGGACTGCCAGCTAAGCGGAACGCCCCTTTCTGCGCAAGCAGACCATGGGCGGTCTTCGGGTGAAGGAAAAAGTCGAGGGGCTTTCTTTTAGCAAACCGCACTTGTGCCGAATCTTGGGTTCTCGTATACGGCAGTCTAGCTTCATGAAACGACACGCGGGGAGAGTCGTATGCTTGATGCACTGGAAAAGGAATCGCTTCCAAACGATTACCGGCCCAGCGAAACAGAACCGTTCATGAATGAGCGTCAGAAAATCTATTTTCGCGCCAAGCTCATGAACTGGAAGAACGATATACTGCGAGAAGCTCGGGAGACCCTCGAGAATTTGCAGCAGGAAAACGCGAACCATGCCGACCTGGCCGATCGGGCGTCTTCCGAAACAGACCGTTCCATCGAATTGAGAGCGCGTGACCGTCAGCGCAAGCTGATCGCCAAGATCGATTCGGCGCTGCGCCGGATCGACGAGGGGACCTACGGTTACTGCGAAGAAACCGGCGAACCGATTTCTCTGAAGCGACTGGATGCGCGACCCATCGCAACCCTCTCGATCGAGGCACAGGAACGCCACGAACGGCGTGAGAAGGTCTATCGGGACGACTGACGGCTGAAATGCCAAGTCTCTATGATTTCGAAGAGGGCGTCGGTCCATGACCGATGCCCTTTTTCTCTTTCGCCGTGCGCAACGTCGTCAGGCCACGTGACGCTGCGACTTTGCTATGGCAAAGAGGATGGATCGGGATTCGCCATCCGGTTTTGATCCGAATGGCCGAAGCGGGGAAGGCGGCGTGACGGCCAAGCAGCAAGCGGCAACGGAGCGGTTTTATCCAACGCCCATGATCGACGAGACGATGCAGCCCGGCCCGGTGGCAAGGCTGCTGATTTTCGCTGCGGTGCTTACCGCAGCCTCTGTCGCCTTTTTTCTCTTCCGCGAACAATTGGAGGAGCCGGTTCTTCTGGCGTTTCTCGGCCTTCTGGCGATGATCGGCGTCGGCTATCTTTTTGCCACCGTGGTCGGAATCGTGAAGATTGCGCCGCGTTCCGCCAGCGACGAACTGTCCCGCGCCTTCGTCGATACGATGGAGCATGGGCTGATCGTCGCCGATGGAAGGGGCCGGATCATCTATGCCAATCGTGCTTGGGCCGCGCTGACAGGGGCGGTTGACGCCAAGGACATTCGTACGCCGCGTGCGCTGCTTGGCGACGAGCCCAATGCCGGTCCCACGGTGGCTCGTCTGGAGAAGGTCCTTTCCGATGGCAAGTCCGGGGAAGGGGAGTTCCGCCTTGCTACTGCCATCGCCGCGGGTGCCGAACCTGTCCCGCACTGGTATCGGCTGCGGGCGCGAACCTTCCAGGTGCCGGGTCAGCGCAAGCCTGCCAGCGCATGGCAGTTGATGGATATCACAGACGAGCGGGCCGAACAGGAACGCTTCTTTCAGGAATTGCAGCACGCGATCGATCATCTCGACCACGCGCCTGCGGGCTATTTTTCGACAGATACCGACGGCCGACTCACTTACGTCAATGCCACGCTCGCCGAATGGCTTGGCTTTGATCTCGGAACCTTCCTGCCGGGCCAGGTCTCTCTGGCGACGATCGTGGCCGGAGACGGCATGGCGCAGATTCGCTCGGTCCGCGCACCGGCAGGTAATACGCGGGATGCCGTCCTCGATCTGGATCTCGCCACAGTGGACGGCGCAGCCTTGCCCGTCCGGTTGATGCATCGCGTCACCACCAACCGGGACGGCTCGGTCTCAAGTGCACGCACCATTGTGCTGAACCGCACCTTTGCACACGATGTGACGGCCAACACGGGCGCGGCGGAAGCGCGCTTTACCCGATTCTTCAATTCGACGCCGATGGCGATTGCATCGGTTGACGATTCGGGACGCATCGTCCGCACCAATGCTCCTTTCCTCAGCCTCTTTGCAGGCCTTGTCGACCAGGCCGCGCTCGATCGGGACGTCTCGTTCGAAACGGTCATTGCAGACGATGACGTGCCGGCCTTCCGCAAGGCGTTGGAACTGGCCCGCGAAGGACAGGCCGATATCGCGCCGCTCGAAGCCTCCATGCCGAACGCGTCCGATCGCCAGCTTCGCTGTTACATTCATGCGGTGGTTGATGCCGGTACAGCCGAGGGCGAGGAAGAGGCCCGGCGCGAAGTTGCCATCGTCTACGCCGTGGAGACAACGGAACAGAAGGCTCTTGAGCAGCAGATGCTGCAGAGCCAGAAAATGCAGGCGGTGGGCCAGCTTGCCGGCGGCATCGCCCACGACTTCAACAACGTTCTAACTGCCATCATCATGGCGACCGATCTGCTGCTGATCGACCATCGGCCAACCGATCCGTCCTTCCAGGACATCATGAACATCAAGCAGAATGCCAATCGTGCTGCCTCGCTTGTTCGGCAGTTGCTGGCCTTCTCGCGCCGACAGACATTGCGGCCGGAGGTTCTTGATCTGACGGACGTCATGGCGGATCTGCGTATGCTGCTGACCCGCCTTGCCGGCACGAAGGTGAACGTGAAGGTCGAGCATGGCCGCGATCTGTGGCGCGTCTTCGCCGATCTCGGACAGTTCGAGCAGGTCATCGTCAATCTGGTCGTCAATGCGCGCGACGCCATGCCGGAGGGCGGCACGGTCACGGTCCGCACGCGCAATATCTCCGAGCCGGAGAGCCGCGCCTTCGATTATCGCGAGCTGGAACCTGCGGACTACGTCGCGATCGAGGTGCAGGATACGGGCACCGGGATTGCGCCCGACGTCATCAAGAAGATCTTCGAGCCCTTCTTCACCACCAAGGAGGTCGGCAAGGGCACGGGCCTCGGCCTTTCGATGGTCTACGGCTTCGTCAAGCAGTCGGGCGGCTTCATCTATGCCGATTC contains these protein-coding regions:
- a CDS encoding YcjX family protein, yielding MARMTGIADEALIAVDTVMDRISGLADPTLRLGVTGLSRSGKTVFITALVHNLLHGGRLPLFEPQKSGRLRHAYLEPQPDDAVPRFQYEDHVAALIKDRVWPESTRAISEMRLTIDYDAGSFMGRLFSGGRLALDIVDYPGEWLLDLPLLSKDFEAFSREAIELARLPIRARLAEPFLSRLQTIDSQKEASESEARELAALFTDYLRACRTDELALSTLPPGRFLMPGDLEGSPALTFAPLLPAETGGGRNSLRAMMERRYEAYKTHVVRPFFREHITRLDRQIVLIDAMQAMNAGADAVADLERALTGILECFRQGRFNAVTGLFSRKIDRLLIAATKADHIHHESHERLEAIVRRLVDKASERARYHGADVGTLAMAAVRATREGLVEQSGQSLPVISGVPIAGETIGGEIFDGQTRTAIFPGDLPADPNSIFQKGQDGEPAHPIRFVRFRPPMLEKTAGGAALSLPHIRLDRALQFLIGDRLV
- a CDS encoding SixA phosphatase family protein — encoded protein: MSRLYLLRHAAAAWPQPGMKDFDRPLEPAGVTDARRVGKAMKQRHFLPDRTLCSTAVRARQTWGEISSGIEVETDSATFSDELYHSDIGTYSDLITESAGDGSLLVIGHNPMLEDVALALSGESEPDARRALRAGFAACGLAVIDFDGPIHSARPDKGFLKLFLRPQDLCGS
- the dksA gene encoding RNA polymerase-binding protein DksA, which produces MLDALEKESLPNDYRPSETEPFMNERQKIYFRAKLMNWKNDILREARETLENLQQENANHADLADRASSETDRSIELRARDRQRKLIAKIDSALRRIDEGTYGYCEETGEPISLKRLDARPIATLSIEAQERHERREKVYRDD
- the cckA gene encoding cell cycle histidine kinase CckA; this encodes MDRDSPSGFDPNGRSGEGGVTAKQQAATERFYPTPMIDETMQPGPVARLLIFAAVLTAASVAFFLFREQLEEPVLLAFLGLLAMIGVGYLFATVVGIVKIAPRSASDELSRAFVDTMEHGLIVADGRGRIIYANRAWAALTGAVDAKDIRTPRALLGDEPNAGPTVARLEKVLSDGKSGEGEFRLATAIAAGAEPVPHWYRLRARTFQVPGQRKPASAWQLMDITDERAEQERFFQELQHAIDHLDHAPAGYFSTDTDGRLTYVNATLAEWLGFDLGTFLPGQVSLATIVAGDGMAQIRSVRAPAGNTRDAVLDLDLATVDGAALPVRLMHRVTTNRDGSVSSARTIVLNRTFAHDVTANTGAAEARFTRFFNSTPMAIASVDDSGRIVRTNAPFLSLFAGLVDQAALDRDVSFETVIADDDVPAFRKALELAREGQADIAPLEASMPNASDRQLRCYIHAVVDAGTAEGEEEARREVAIVYAVETTEQKALEQQMLQSQKMQAVGQLAGGIAHDFNNVLTAIIMATDLLLIDHRPTDPSFQDIMNIKQNANRAASLVRQLLAFSRRQTLRPEVLDLTDVMADLRMLLTRLAGTKVNVKVEHGRDLWRVFADLGQFEQVIVNLVVNARDAMPEGGTVTVRTRNISEPESRAFDYRELEPADYVAIEVQDTGTGIAPDVIKKIFEPFFTTKEVGKGTGLGLSMVYGFVKQSGGFIYADSEEGDGTTFRIFLPRYVPAAVADIAESDVPHTAAETPAPAKAEAQSQREDLTGTATVLLVEDEDAVRIGNVRALSTRGYDVHEASTGVEALEIFDELDGQVDIVVSDVVMPEMDGPTLLRELRKRNDTVKFIFVSGYAEEAFAKNLPEDAAFGFLAKPFSLKQLAATVKEMLEKDD